The following proteins come from a genomic window of Gossypium raimondii isolate GPD5lz chromosome 5, ASM2569854v1, whole genome shotgun sequence:
- the LOC105766756 gene encoding sister chromatid cohesion protein PDS5 homolog C-like isoform X2 gives MQNALSPSLKALVAEHLFRHPDDDVKVAVAACISEITRITAPDAPYDDDQMREVFQLIVSSFENLSDKSSRSFIKRTSILETVAKVRSCVVMLDLECDALIVEMFQHFLKAIRDYHAEAVFTSMVTIMTLVLEESEDIPTELLSPILSSVKKDNEEVLPVARKLAEKVLENCASKLQPYLTQAVENLGISFDDYSSIVASICGATAGAVERDDAAVGKLADDEKIPAEAPLENAAQGDKKIPKEAVSIEQVALVNEKTPVPVACNGIMQTADSISVKKQEDDHIADKSENETSTVAEPDLLEAEKVVDPDPKLEQSTQEKERKSDSKLTELSGSSQVDEKEVETIPDRKHDCKDGDGSQCRDVSVDGDVSSENRRETDFQHSSPKAIEDKSTDVASPTPSGTVIVDGHSKRVSRPKKKDSVNKETTCSVDDFSKKSHEGTSDSEAKSNRQSGKKGSTVVSNEDNAPVSVDETKKESDIASDSEAKSLKKSSKKVDSSGNNLDKSSSKQLEDKNRLARGKVAPVKDGTKNSTKNDDEEVIGSPKSVKPNKQDSHKEGTPKTNSKRKHMPSKEKSSDSMEYGENLVGLKVKVWWPKDREFYEGFIHSFDSAKKKHKVHYNDGDEEILNLKREKWAVIEDESGSDEEGAANLPSPDGSSDIGGPQKKKAKTADPSSKKAKMDASPKRGGVTSSGKSKGSATKSGRKTKEDAKVDGKSKDGSKSVSKSGNDSVAKSKDPSTPKTGSKPVDNASKADKKSKNEESGETPKSTKSKDDGSATPKASSKLKQDVPKTGNSKQETPKISSQSKGKPLKSGGKSNSNGTGKSKSGSSKVKERESMKESSTDSGKVVGSVKRKAPSLLKAQGSDSKSGKKRQR, from the exons ATGCAAAATGCACTGTCTCCATCACTCAAAGCATTGGTAGCAGAGCACCTGTTCAGACATCCTGATGATGATGTAAAAGTTGCAGTTGCTGCTTGCATCAGCGAGATAACAAGGATAACTGCACCTGATGCTCCTTATGATGATGACCAGATGAGG GAGGTTTTTCAACTGATTGTGTCATCCTTTGAGAATTTATCTGACAAGTCCAGCCGTTCATTCATTAAGAGGACCTCGATTCTTGAAACTGTTGCCAAAGTCAGGTCGTGTGTGGTGATGTTGGATCTTGAATGTGATGCCCTTATTGTTGAGATGTTCCAGCATTTCCTCAAGGCAATAAG gGATTATCATGCAGAGGCAGTCTTTACATCGATGGTGACTATTATGACCCTTGTGCTGGAAGAAAGTGAAGATATCCCTACAGAGCTGCTCTCCCCAATCTTATCTAGTGTAAAGAAGGATAATGAG GAAGTTCTTCCTGTTGCTCGGAAGTTGGCAGAGAAAGTGCTTGAAAACTGTGCATCAAAGCTTCAACCATACCTAACCCAAGCTGTAGAGAACTTGGGAATTTCTTTTGATGATTATAGTAGTATAGTTGCTTCTATATGTGGGGCGACAGCTGGTGCTGTAGAGCGGGATGATGCTGCTGTTGGAAAACTTGCG GATGATGAGAAAATACCAGCAGAGGCACCTTTGGAGAACGCAGCCCAG GGGGATAAAAAGATTCCTAAAGAAGCAGTTTCAATTGAACAAGTGGCCCTTGTAAATGAAAAGACTCCCGTGCCAGTTGCTTGCAATGGCATTATGCAAACTGCTGATTCAATCTCTGTAAAGAAGCAAGAGGATGATCACATTGCTGATAAGTCCGAGAATGAAACATCAACTGTGGCTGAACCTGATTTATTGGAAGCTGAGAAAGTGGTCGATCCAGACCCTAAGTTAGAGCAAAGTACCCAGGAAAAGGAGAGGAAATCTGATTCAAAATTAACTGAACTTTCTGGCAGCTCTCAGGTTGATGAGAAGGAAGTTGAGACTATACCGGATCGTAAACATGACTGCAAGGATGGTGATGGTTCTCAATGTCGAGATGTGTCTGTTGATGGGGATGTATCCTCTGAAAATAGAAGAGAGACAGATTTTCAGCATTCCTCTCCAAAAGCAATTGAGGATAAATCGACTGATGTTGCTTCCCCAACACCAAGTGGGACTGTAATTGTTGATGGTCATTCCAAAAGGGTATCAAGGCCAAAAAAGAAAGACAGCGTAAACAAGGAGACAACATGTTCTGTTGATGACTTCTCTAAGAAGTCGCATGAAGGGACAAGTGATTCTGAAGCAAAATCAAATAGACAATCAGGAAAAAAGGGTTCTACTGTAGTTTCCAACGAGGATAATGCTCCAGTTAGTGTAGATGAAACTAAGAAAGAAAGTGACATTGCAAGTGATTCGGAGGCAAAATCACTGAAGAAGTCATCAAAGAAGGTAGATTCTAGTGGTAACAACTTAGATAAATCCTCTTCAAAGCAACTGGAGGATAAGAATAGGCTAGCTCGGGGTAAAGTTGCTCCTGTGAAGGATGGAACAAAAAACTCAACCAAGAATGATGATGAG GAAGTGATTGGATCTCCAAAGTCAGTGAAGCCAAACAAACAAGATTCTCACAAGGAGGGGACCCCTAAGACAAATTCCAAGAGAAAGCATATGCCaagtaaagaaaaa TCTTCTGATTCTATGGAGTATGGTGAGAATCTTGTCGGCTTGAAGGTGAAGGTCTGGTGGCCCAAAGACCGTga GTTCTATGAAggttttattcattcatttgaTTCCGCTAAAAAGAAGCACAAG GTGCACTATAATGACGGTgatgaagaaattttaaatcttaaaagaGAAAAGTGGGCTGTGATTGAAGATGAGTCAGGGTCAGATGAG GAAGGTGCAGCAAATCTACCAAGTCCTGATGGTTCATCTGACAT TGGCGGGCCTCAAAAGAAGAAGGCAAAAACAGCTGATCCCTCGAGCAAGAAAGCTAAGATGGATGCTTCACCAAAAAG GGGTGGAGTAACTTCGTCGGGGAAATCCAAGGGTAGTGCCACAAAGTCTGGTCGCAAAACAAAGGAAGATGCTAAAGTGGATGGGAAATCCAAAGATGGTTCCAAGAGTGTCAGTAAATCTGGCAATGACAGTGTTGCTAAGTCCAAGGATCCTAGCACCCCCAAAACTGGCAGTAAACCAGTTGACAATGCTTCAAAAGCAGACAAGAAGTCCAAGAATGAGGAGAGTGGTGAAACACCGAAGTCTACGAAATCCAAGGATGATGGAAGTGCCACACCAAAAGCTTCCTCAAAGTTAAAACAAGACGTTCCAAAGACGGGCAATTCCAAGCAGGAAACCCCCAAAATTTCGTCCCAATCTAAGGGTAAGCCTCTTAAGAGTGGGGGCAAATCCAATTCTAATGGCACTGGTAAGTCAAAGTCTGGTTCGTCAAAggtgaaagaaagagaaagcatGAAAGAGAGCTCAACTGATTCAGGAAAAGTTGTGGGAAGTGTGAAGCGGAAAGCACCAAGTTTGTTGAAGGCGCAGGGAAGTGATTCAAAGTCTGGAAAAAAGAGGCAAAGATGA
- the LOC105767533 gene encoding sister chromatid cohesion protein PDS5 homolog C — protein MTASEKELELQLMEAGNRLAEPPSSVAELIPLLDQVESCLSRVEQSPSQSMQNALSPSLKALVAEHLFRHPDDDVKVAVAACISEITRITAPDAPYDDDQMREVFQLIVSSFENLSDKSSRSFIKRTSILETVAKVRSCVVMLDLECDALIIEMFQNFLKAIRDYHAEAVFTSMVTIMTLVLEESEEIPTELLSPILSSVKKDNEEVLPVARKLAEKVLENCASKLQPYLTQAVENLGISFDDYSSIVASICGATAGAVERHDAAVGKLVDDESIPADAHLEKAAQGDKKIPKEVVPIEQVALVNEKSPVPVACNGIMQTADSISVKKQEDDHIADKSENETSTAAEPDLLEAEKVVDPDVKLEQSTQEKERKSDSKLIEPSDSSHVDEKEVETIPDRKHDSKDDAGSPCRDVSVDGDVSSGNRRETDFQHSSPKVIEDKLTDVASQTPSGTVVDDGHSKRVSRPKKKDSVSKETTSSVDDVSKKAYEGASDSEAKSNRRPGKKGATVFSNKDNAPVSLDKPKKESDTASDSEAKSLKKSSKKVDSSGNNLDKSSVKQLEDKKRRTQGKVAPEKDGTKNSTKNDDEEVIGSPKSVKPNKQDSHVEGTPKTSSKRKHMPSKEKASDSMEYGENLVGLKVKVWWPKDREFYEGFIHSFDSTKKKHKVHYNDGDEEILNLKREKWAVIEDESGSDEEGAANPPSPDGSSDIGRLQKKKAKTADPSSKKAKMDASPKRGGGTSSGKSKGSATKSGRKTKEDAKVDGKSKDGSKSVGKSGNDSVAKSKDPSTPKTGSKPVDNASKADKKSKNEESGETPKSTKSKDDGSATPKASSKLKQDVPKTGNSKQETPKISSQSKGKPLKSGGKSNSNGTGKSKSGSSKVKESESVKESSTDSGKVVGSVKRKAPSLLKAQGSDSKSGKKRQR, from the exons ATGACGGCATCTGAGAAAGAGCTGGAGCTACAGTTAATGGAGGCTGGAAACAGGCTCGCCGAACCCCCTTCGTCAGTCGCTGAGCTCATCCCTCTCCTTGAC CAAGTTGAGAGTTGTCTTTCAAGGGTGGAACAATCACCAAGCCAATCAATGCAAAATGCACTGTCTCCATCACTCAAAGCATTGGTAGCAGAGCACCTGTTCAGACATCCTGATGATGATGTAAAAGTTGCAGTTGCTGCTTGCATCAGTGAGATAACAAGGATAACTGCGCCTGATGCTCCTTATGATGATGACCAAATGAGG GAGGTTTTTCAACTGATTGTGTCATCCTTTGAGAATTTATCTGACAAGTCCAGCCGTTCATTCATTAAGAGGACCTCGATTCTTGAAACTGTTGCCAAAGTCAGATCGTGTGTGGTGATGTTGGATCTTGAATGTGATGCTCTTATTATTGAGATGTTCCAGAATTTCCTCAAGGCAATAAG ggATTATCACGCAGAGGCTGTCTTTACATCGATGGTGACTATTATGACCCTTGTACTGGAAGAAAGTGAAGAAATCCCTACAGAGCTGCTCTCCCCAATCTTATCTAGTGTAAAGAAGGATAATGAG GAAGTTCTTCCTGTTGCTCGGAAGTTGGCGGAGAAAGTGCTTGAAAACTGTGCATCAAAGCTTCAACCATACCTAACCCAAGCTGTAGAGAACTTGGGAATTTCTTTTGATGATTATAGTAGTATAGTTGCTTCTATATGTGGGGCGACAGCTGGTGCTGTAGAGCGGCATGATGCTGCTGTTGGAAAACTTGTG GATGATGAGAGCATACCAGCAGATGCACATTTGGAGAAGGCAGCCCAG GGGGACAAAAAGATTCCTAAAGAAGTAGTTCCAATTGAACAAGTGGCCCTTGTAAATGAAAAGTCTCCTGTGCCAGTTGCATGCAATGGCATTATGCAAACTGCTGATTCAATCTCTGTAAAGAAGCAAGAGGATGATCACATTGCTGATAAGTCCGAGAATGAAACATCAACTGCTGCTGAACCTGATTTATTGGAAGCTGAGAAAGTGGTCGATCCAGACGTTAAGTTAGAGCAAAGTACCCAGGAAAAGGAGAGGAAAtctgattcaaaattaattgaacCTTCCGACAGCTCTCATGTTGATGAGAAGGAAGTTGAGACTATACCAGATCGTAAACATGACAGCAAGGATGACGCTGGGTCTCCATGTCGAGATGTGTCTGTTGATGGGGATGTATCCTCTGGAAATAGAAGAGAGACAGATTTTCAGCATTCCTCTCCAAAAGTAATTGAGGATAAATTGACTGATGTTGCTTCCCAAACACCAAGTGGTACTGTAGTTGATGATGGTCATTCTAAAAGGGTATCAAGGCCAAAAAAGAAAGACAGCGTAAGCAAGGAGACAACGTCTTCTGTTGATGATGTCTCTAAGAAGGCGTATGAAGGGGCAAGTGATTCAGAAGCAAAATCTAATAGACGACCAGGAAAAAAGGGTGCTACTGTTTTTTCCAACAAGGATAATGCTCCAGTTAGTTTAGATAAACCTAAGAAAGAAAGTGACACTGCAAGTGATTCGGAGGCAAAATCACTAAAGAAGTCATCTAAGAAGGTAGATTCTAGTGGTAACAACTTAGATAAATCCTCTGTAAAGCAACTGGAGGATAAGAAAAGGCGAACTCAGGGGAAAGTTGCTCCTGAGAAGGATGGAACAAAAAACTCAACCAAGAATGATGATGAG GAAGTGATTGGATCTCCAAAGTCAGTGAAGCCAAACAAACAAGATTCTCACGTGGAGGGGACCCCTAAGACAAGTTCCAAGAGAAAGCATATGCCaagtaaagaaaaa GCTTCTGATTCTATGGAGTATGGTGAGAATCTTGTCGGCTTGAAGGTGAAGGTTTGGTGGCCCAAAGACCGTga GTTCTATGAAggttttattcattcatttgaTTCCACTAAAAAGAAGCACAAG gTGCACTATAATGACGGTgatgaagaaattttaaatcttaagAGAGAAAAGTGGGCTGTGATTGAAGACGAGTCAGGGTCAGATGAG GAAGGCGCAGCTAATCCTCCAAGTCCTGATGGTTCATCTGACAT TGGCAGGCTTCAAAAGAAGAAGGCAAAAACAGCTGATCCCTCAAGCAAGAAAGCTAAGATGGATGCTTCACCAAAAAG GGGTGGAGGAACTTCGTCGGGGAAATCCAAGGGTAGTGCCACAAAGTCTGGTCGCAAAACGAAGGAAGATGCTAAAGTGGATGGGAAATCCAAAGATGGTTCCAAGAGTGTCGGTAAATCTGGCAATGACAGTGTTGCTAAGTCCAAGGATCCTAGCACCCCCAAAACTGGCAGTAAACCAGTTGACAATGCTTCAAAAGCAGACAAGAAGTCCAAGAATGAGGAGAGTGGTGAAACACCGAAGTCTACGAAATCCAAGGATGATGGAAGTGCCACACCAAAAGCTTCCTCAAAGTTAAAACAAGACGTTCCAAAGACGGGCAATTCCAAGCAGGAAACCCCCAAAATTTCGTCCCAATCTAAGGGTAAGCCTCTTAAGAGTGGGGGCAAATCCAATTCTAATGGCACTGGTAAGTCAAAGTCTGGTTCGTCAAAGGTGAAAGAAAGTGAAAGCGTGAAAGAGAGCTCAACTGATTCAGGAAAAGTTGTGGGAAGTGTGAAGCGGAAAGCGCCAAGTTTGTTGAAGGCGCAGGGAAGTGATTCGAAGTCTGGAAAAAAGAGGCAAAGATGA
- the LOC105766756 gene encoding sister chromatid cohesion protein PDS5 homolog C-like isoform X1, with protein MTASEKELELQLMEAGNRLVEPPSSVAELIPLLDQVESCLSRVEQSPSQSMQNALSPSLKALVAEHLFRHPDDDVKVAVAACISEITRITAPDAPYDDDQMREVFQLIVSSFENLSDKSSRSFIKRTSILETVAKVRSCVVMLDLECDALIVEMFQHFLKAIRDYHAEAVFTSMVTIMTLVLEESEDIPTELLSPILSSVKKDNEEVLPVARKLAEKVLENCASKLQPYLTQAVENLGISFDDYSSIVASICGATAGAVERDDAAVGKLADDEKIPAEAPLENAAQGDKKIPKEAVSIEQVALVNEKTPVPVACNGIMQTADSISVKKQEDDHIADKSENETSTVAEPDLLEAEKVVDPDPKLEQSTQEKERKSDSKLTELSGSSQVDEKEVETIPDRKHDCKDGDGSQCRDVSVDGDVSSENRRETDFQHSSPKAIEDKSTDVASPTPSGTVIVDGHSKRVSRPKKKDSVNKETTCSVDDFSKKSHEGTSDSEAKSNRQSGKKGSTVVSNEDNAPVSVDETKKESDIASDSEAKSLKKSSKKVDSSGNNLDKSSSKQLEDKNRLARGKVAPVKDGTKNSTKNDDEEVIGSPKSVKPNKQDSHKEGTPKTNSKRKHMPSKEKSSDSMEYGENLVGLKVKVWWPKDREFYEGFIHSFDSAKKKHKVHYNDGDEEILNLKREKWAVIEDESGSDEEGAANLPSPDGSSDIGGPQKKKAKTADPSSKKAKMDASPKRGGVTSSGKSKGSATKSGRKTKEDAKVDGKSKDGSKSVSKSGNDSVAKSKDPSTPKTGSKPVDNASKADKKSKNEESGETPKSTKSKDDGSATPKASSKLKQDVPKTGNSKQETPKISSQSKGKPLKSGGKSNSNGTGKSKSGSSKVKERESMKESSTDSGKVVGSVKRKAPSLLKAQGSDSKSGKKRQR; from the exons ATGACGGCATCTGAGAAAGAGCTGGAGCTACAGTTAATGGAGGCTGGAAACAGGCTCGTCGAACCCCCGTCGTCAGTCGCTGAGCTCATCCCTCTCCTTGAC CAAGTTGAGAGTTGTCTATCAAGGGTGGAACAATCACCAAGCCAATCAATGCAAAATGCACTGTCTCCATCACTCAAAGCATTGGTAGCAGAGCACCTGTTCAGACATCCTGATGATGATGTAAAAGTTGCAGTTGCTGCTTGCATCAGCGAGATAACAAGGATAACTGCACCTGATGCTCCTTATGATGATGACCAGATGAGG GAGGTTTTTCAACTGATTGTGTCATCCTTTGAGAATTTATCTGACAAGTCCAGCCGTTCATTCATTAAGAGGACCTCGATTCTTGAAACTGTTGCCAAAGTCAGGTCGTGTGTGGTGATGTTGGATCTTGAATGTGATGCCCTTATTGTTGAGATGTTCCAGCATTTCCTCAAGGCAATAAG gGATTATCATGCAGAGGCAGTCTTTACATCGATGGTGACTATTATGACCCTTGTGCTGGAAGAAAGTGAAGATATCCCTACAGAGCTGCTCTCCCCAATCTTATCTAGTGTAAAGAAGGATAATGAG GAAGTTCTTCCTGTTGCTCGGAAGTTGGCAGAGAAAGTGCTTGAAAACTGTGCATCAAAGCTTCAACCATACCTAACCCAAGCTGTAGAGAACTTGGGAATTTCTTTTGATGATTATAGTAGTATAGTTGCTTCTATATGTGGGGCGACAGCTGGTGCTGTAGAGCGGGATGATGCTGCTGTTGGAAAACTTGCG GATGATGAGAAAATACCAGCAGAGGCACCTTTGGAGAACGCAGCCCAG GGGGATAAAAAGATTCCTAAAGAAGCAGTTTCAATTGAACAAGTGGCCCTTGTAAATGAAAAGACTCCCGTGCCAGTTGCTTGCAATGGCATTATGCAAACTGCTGATTCAATCTCTGTAAAGAAGCAAGAGGATGATCACATTGCTGATAAGTCCGAGAATGAAACATCAACTGTGGCTGAACCTGATTTATTGGAAGCTGAGAAAGTGGTCGATCCAGACCCTAAGTTAGAGCAAAGTACCCAGGAAAAGGAGAGGAAATCTGATTCAAAATTAACTGAACTTTCTGGCAGCTCTCAGGTTGATGAGAAGGAAGTTGAGACTATACCGGATCGTAAACATGACTGCAAGGATGGTGATGGTTCTCAATGTCGAGATGTGTCTGTTGATGGGGATGTATCCTCTGAAAATAGAAGAGAGACAGATTTTCAGCATTCCTCTCCAAAAGCAATTGAGGATAAATCGACTGATGTTGCTTCCCCAACACCAAGTGGGACTGTAATTGTTGATGGTCATTCCAAAAGGGTATCAAGGCCAAAAAAGAAAGACAGCGTAAACAAGGAGACAACATGTTCTGTTGATGACTTCTCTAAGAAGTCGCATGAAGGGACAAGTGATTCTGAAGCAAAATCAAATAGACAATCAGGAAAAAAGGGTTCTACTGTAGTTTCCAACGAGGATAATGCTCCAGTTAGTGTAGATGAAACTAAGAAAGAAAGTGACATTGCAAGTGATTCGGAGGCAAAATCACTGAAGAAGTCATCAAAGAAGGTAGATTCTAGTGGTAACAACTTAGATAAATCCTCTTCAAAGCAACTGGAGGATAAGAATAGGCTAGCTCGGGGTAAAGTTGCTCCTGTGAAGGATGGAACAAAAAACTCAACCAAGAATGATGATGAG GAAGTGATTGGATCTCCAAAGTCAGTGAAGCCAAACAAACAAGATTCTCACAAGGAGGGGACCCCTAAGACAAATTCCAAGAGAAAGCATATGCCaagtaaagaaaaa TCTTCTGATTCTATGGAGTATGGTGAGAATCTTGTCGGCTTGAAGGTGAAGGTCTGGTGGCCCAAAGACCGTga GTTCTATGAAggttttattcattcatttgaTTCCGCTAAAAAGAAGCACAAG GTGCACTATAATGACGGTgatgaagaaattttaaatcttaaaagaGAAAAGTGGGCTGTGATTGAAGATGAGTCAGGGTCAGATGAG GAAGGTGCAGCAAATCTACCAAGTCCTGATGGTTCATCTGACAT TGGCGGGCCTCAAAAGAAGAAGGCAAAAACAGCTGATCCCTCGAGCAAGAAAGCTAAGATGGATGCTTCACCAAAAAG GGGTGGAGTAACTTCGTCGGGGAAATCCAAGGGTAGTGCCACAAAGTCTGGTCGCAAAACAAAGGAAGATGCTAAAGTGGATGGGAAATCCAAAGATGGTTCCAAGAGTGTCAGTAAATCTGGCAATGACAGTGTTGCTAAGTCCAAGGATCCTAGCACCCCCAAAACTGGCAGTAAACCAGTTGACAATGCTTCAAAAGCAGACAAGAAGTCCAAGAATGAGGAGAGTGGTGAAACACCGAAGTCTACGAAATCCAAGGATGATGGAAGTGCCACACCAAAAGCTTCCTCAAAGTTAAAACAAGACGTTCCAAAGACGGGCAATTCCAAGCAGGAAACCCCCAAAATTTCGTCCCAATCTAAGGGTAAGCCTCTTAAGAGTGGGGGCAAATCCAATTCTAATGGCACTGGTAAGTCAAAGTCTGGTTCGTCAAAggtgaaagaaagagaaagcatGAAAGAGAGCTCAACTGATTCAGGAAAAGTTGTGGGAAGTGTGAAGCGGAAAGCACCAAGTTTGTTGAAGGCGCAGGGAAGTGATTCAAAGTCTGGAAAAAAGAGGCAAAGATGA